CTCCTTGTGGAATAGATGATTTAGACTTCAATATTTGTACGTTCTAAAATTATACATTAGATGAAACACAAAGTATAACCTCACTGTGCACACAGATGAATTTAAACTCGGAGAATATATTTATAATCAGTTTTTTACCAAATTTAGCAAATATGTTTATCTCAAACTTACAAATTTGTCCTTTGACAAAACACAAATCCAACAGTGCACAGTACACAGACAATGCACAGTCAAACAGGCAGAAAAAGAACAGACATTGCTTTAAACATTGGTTGCTCATGAAATTTTAGAGAAAACCCATGTCAGGTACGTTACAAAAGGAAGCTTATTTTGGAAGTGATTTTATCACAGATAAACTTAAGCCATCTTCCATCATTAACTTACCTGCAGGATAACTTCAAGATTTGCGTGAGCGTGCCAGCTAAGTTAATAGGGAGCATCAGCTATTCTGTTATGAGAGCCATTACTATATTCTATTAAGGGTAAAGGAGCAGAAAGCTGTGCAAAGGACATTCTATTAAAAGTAAGAGGTGCAGAGATGTCTGGAAAGGAACCACAGCCATTTACTAGTAGCTGCCAAGCATATTAAATATTTTGTGAGAATTGTAATTCTTTCCTGATGGACAATTGCTTTAGCCAAAGTATAAGGGAAGTAGATGTACAGGGGAATGTTTCTGCACATGTACGCATGGAGCACCGTGAACAATCTAGAAATAACCATACAAATAAGCATATATAGTAGTTGAGCAAAGCTAATTTGGTAAAAGGGTTTTTATTGGAACAGGTAAGCTCCTGTCAGTAAACAATGAAGTCATTATTACTATATTTCAAACCCATTTATTAGACATTGCAGGTGTTCAAACAGAGCACTGTACAACTGTCTAGAGGGTCGTGGATGGGTTTGATTAATTTGCTTCAGCATTTAATGAAAGAAAAGAGTTTATCTAATGTTATCTGAAGTTTCCACTTATTCTTTTTAAGGCTCTTCAATCTTCTGTAAATCCTACTCTGCAACCGATTTGTTAGAACCAGAAGACTAAAGGTTTTGCAGGCCATGGAAGAGGGCAAAAAGAGTTCTAGTAATATGGTGAACAGCAAGCTTCTGTGGCATGGTTACCGTTGCTTGTACTGTCGTTTAGCTTGGTCCACGTTGCCTCTGGTAGCGCTCATATTTTGTGCATATCTGCTGCTGAAGAGCAAATATTATGTCCTTATTGGGGATCTCATTATTCTCATTTCTGCATCTTTGTGTGTATATAATGTATGGTTTAAGAGACCTTTGTATCTGATAGAAGTGGCGTGCTTCAGGCCTCCAAACTGGTGCAGAGTACCAATGGAAACCATGATGGAGCACTCTGTTATCAGTGGGATTTTTACAAAGGAGTCTCTGGAATTCCAGAGAAAAATTCTGGAAAGAGGGACTCTGAGTGAATACACAGCTGTGCCAAATGCTCTGATGTATTTGCCCCCCAAGACGACCCTGCAAGCAGCTCGTTATGAGGCGGAGATGGTAATGTTTGGATGTGTAGAAGAAGTGATATCTAAGGCAAATATCAGTGTGAAGGAGATTGGTGCGGTGGTCGTTAACTGCAGTGTGTTTGATCCTGTGCCTTGTTTGGCTTCCATGGTGGTCAATAGATTTAAGATGAGGAGCAACGTTAAGAGCTTCAACTTGGGAGGAATGGGCTGCAGTGCTTCACTGGTGGCACTTGATGTTGCTCGCAGCGCTCTCATGACAGCTGAAGGAGAGAGCTATGCCATCTTGCTCAGTACAGAAAATATAACACAGAACTGGTAACATATTgttctccatcaccttcttcacaACAGCTAATGTTATTATTATTCATCATTCCTCTCAACCCATCATGACTGTTTAAAGATATGAAATTTTTACAGGCTATGATAatagtttgaattgtttcttgaTCTGAGtgcatacatttttttttaatctgaAAGTGCTCACACTTTTTTCATATAGTTACAAATCATATTTTATGATCTATAGTAAATGAAGAAATCAGATAGTATGAGAAATGGAATCTATTTTCAGGATGGGTGGGAGGCCCTTAAAATAGTAGGGAACTCGAGAAGGATGGTAGGCGGTCAGGTAGTTCGTGTGGAATTTAAAGTTTCGATagttgatttttctcaattttacAAGTAACATGGATAGGCCCCCAATTAATCTATCTCAACTATAATCTTCCTCCTACCCAGATCTGCCATTTCGGAGATTGTAGTCAGACCACCCACCCCTGCCATTATCTTGATTATGAATGAAATCTAGTTTTTTCATTCTGAAGATGAAACATGAAAAATGATGATTTATTTTCTTTATCTTGATGATAGATTATGTAATATGATCTAAAATGAtattcatttctcttttcataccATCTACTTTCTTCATTCtaataataaatcataaaatattatCTTGATAAAATACTTACATGatcaaatccaaaaactattaTAACCCTTTTTCTTTTATAAGGATCAACTTCCCAAGTTGGTATGCTCCCCTTTTTAATACTATCCTCTTGCCCTTCACCGCCACCCACAAAAGGTAATAAACACTTCCTTTTTGCATTCAAGTTTATTTAAACCTACCCTTACCCTGCCTTAAAAAAATTTAGAGTAACATCATCTTTGGCTGATTAGATGCTGTCATTAAATCAGGAAAAAAAGCAATGTGCAGGCATAAGAAGGCTACTTTTTTAATACAATATCAGTTAGTCAtacatttttattaatattttttttcacaAGAACCTAAAGGTTGATCATTTTATTATTCTATTGTTTGGTATGTGTATCTAGCAGGTAACaaatttctttaattttttctatttagttttaaatttggaGTATTTTGagtgatcatgatcatggtttaagATTTGTTAAAGAAAACAGCTATTTAGTTCTTAAGATGTACCATGTATAAATTATGGTGTATAAAGATAATTTATGCAGTGGTATATTTTAGGAACTGGATAGCCATATTCTTTATtgtatcatttaaaaaaataaaatctgtAGGACTGTAAGACCAAAGCAGCCTATGTAATATAAATACATAGAACATTTTCTTTAAGTTATGATATTATTATCATAATCAATTGTATAGTTTTTGCATCAAACTTAGGATAAGGTCTCATGGAGGGGACTTCCTAAAATTTTTGGTTCCGTTTAAAAGTTTAAACTCTGAAATTTAGGCAAGCTGGTGCTCTCATGAAGAATGTTATGAATAAAAACTTAATAAATAAACatcattttctttctatttcttttcTGGCTGGAATCTAAAATATTAGATAATTGACAAGTGGCAGAAAAAATTCTTAAGTTGGTGGAACAATTTCTAACCCCACCCCAATTTCACGAGTTGAAATATGCAGCCCTAAAAAGTAGGGGCTGTTGCCATTTTTCACAAAAAGATTTCTAATAATCTTGTAGCATAACTTTTTGAATTCACATGATCACTGAAAATAGATCTTGAAGTCTCCCGCGAGACCTAACCCTCATTGGTCCATATTTCTTCACACCAACCCAACTCTCATGAAAATAAATGATTCACTTAACAATCATTACATCCAAATTATGCTCACAAAAAAGCAAAAGAAGGCTACTTAGATGCTGTCATTAAATCAGGAAAAAAAGCAATGTGCAGGCATAAGAAGGCTACTTTTTTAATACAATATCAGTTAGTCAtacatttttattaatattttttttcacaAGAACCTAAAGGGTTGATCATTTTATTATTCTATTGTTTGGTATGTGTATCTAGCAGGTAACaaatttctttaattttttctatttagttttaaatttggaGTATTTTGagtgatcatgatcatggtttaagATTTGTTAAAGAAAACAGCTATTTAATTCTTAAGATGTACCATGTATAAATTATGGTGTATAAAGATAATTTATGCATTGGTATATTTTAGGAACTGGATAGCCATATTCTTTATtgtatcatttaaaaaaataaaatttgtaggACTGTAAGACCAAAGTAGCCTCTGTAATATGAATACATAGAACATTTTCTTTAAGTTATGATCTTATTATCATAATCAATTGTATAGTTTTTGCATCAAACTTAGGATAAGGTCTCATGGAGGGGACTTCCTAAAATTTTTGGTTCCGTTTAAAAGTTTAAACTCTGAAATTTAGGCAAGCTGGTGCTCTCATGAAATATGTTATGAATAAAAACTTAATAAATAAACatcattttctttctatttcttttcTGGCTGGAATCTAAAATATTAGATAATTGACAAGTGGCAGAAAAAATTCTTAAGTTGGTGGGACAATTTCTAACCCCACCCCAATTTCACGAGTTGAAATATGCAGccctaaaaagtaggggctgctGCCATTTTTCAGAAAAAGATTTCTAATAATCTTGTAGCATAACTTTTTGAATTCACGTGATCACTGAAAATAGATCTTGAAGTCTCCTGCGAGACCTAACCCTCATTGATCCATATTTCTTCATACCAACCCAACTCTCATGAAAATAAATGATTCACTTAACAATCATTACATCCAAATTATGCTCACAAAAATGAAACATCCAAACTTAATAGAGTCACCCATCCAATACTACCTAAACTCAGTTACACATAACCATTAGTGATGTTCAAATATTTTCAAGTTTACAATATAAAATATCAAAGTCTATTAATTAACGAAGTAACCCACCTTGAATTATTTGTAGGTACCTAGGCAACTGCCATAATATGCTGGTGTCAAATTGCCTGTTCAGAATGGGTTGCAGTGCAATTCTTTTGTCTAACAAGCGCAGCGACAGAGCACGAGCAAAATACAAACTTCTGAATTTGGTGAGAACTCATAAGGGCTACGAGGACATGGCCTATGGCGCTGCATTTCAGCAAGAGGACGAAGAAGGAAAGGTGGGAGTTTATTTAAGCAAAAGCATAACAGCAATTGCTTCTGATGCTCTGAAAACCAATATCAGAGCCTTGGGTCCCTATGTTCTGCCTTACTATCAACAGATTATTTACTTGTTTTTCAAGTGgttgaagggaaaaggaaaaggATTGGATTCTTCGTATTATGTGCCTGATTTCAGAAGTGTGTTCGATCATTTCTGCATTCATGCTGGTGGGAAAGCAGTGATAGATGGAGTGCAAAAAGGGCTGAAGCTTCCTGAAGAAGCTGTTGAACCAGCCAGAATGGTTCTCCGAAGGTTTGGAAacacttcttcttcttcaacatGGTATCAATTCCAGCTGTTGGAATGGAGAGGTGAAATGAAGAAGGGAGATAAGATATGGCAGATCACCCTGGGAAGTGGATTCAAATGCAACAGTGCTGTGTGGGTAGTCAACAAAGATATTTCTCCCTCCATTAATGCATGGTCTGAAAGCTAGTGAAGCTAAAGTGTCCTCTTTTATTGAATTTAAGTCCAATTCAATGTTTAATAATGACAATAAATGTGTTCAGAATCTACATAATCTTTTCAGTTTTGGTATCAAAGTACTTCCATTGATTTTACAGAGTACGAGATTCTTTTCTATTAGAAATGTTCTATATCTGTAACAGATTTAAATCTTTGTCTGAAGGTAAGTATATATGTATGGAAAGACTTGAGATCTACTCAATGGAATAAAGATATTTATTCAGAAAGTTATATATAATCTAAATCATTTGTTCTGAAGAATATGGTCTGCAATCTTTTTCAATAGTATCTTATAAgctttgatttaatttatttatgtgATTCATTTAAAATCATATTAGCTTCTTCATTGAGGGTTTATCCATTAGACTAATCACCTAAACAATCAAAGCTGTTAAAGCCCATGTATATAAGCACTCCAAGCTCTTGTTTAGCAGCTTGCAATACATTTTAGAACCTTAAATTTTGTCTTTTATTCAGTTCCTGTAAGGGAAGATATTACCGTTTTCAAATTTTAACATTCATCTATctaaatatatatgtaaaaagtAATGAAGTATTGTTAAGTTTATGttatgttattgtctttttgtcttTAAAAAATAGTGTTTTTTTAATTTGATGGTTGGTCCATGTAATTGAATCCTGTTGACTGTAATGACAGTCATCTGCGCAAGCAAATATGAATGTAATAAACATTTtccaaatttttatttcaaaaaattctaaaattacAATGAAAAGCTCTTCCAAACAGGAGAGAGTCCAACCATCTCTTCCTATAATTCAAAATAATCATCACTTTCCCATTAACATTCAGTTTGACCATACATGTAAAAACCCTCTTGTATCACCTGTATAAATTTCATTTCTTTCCTGGTCATAGAAAAATGCAGTAATGTCTTCAAGAGCGTCTTGAAAGGTGCTCTGGATTGGTGATGCATTAGGCCTACTCCAAAATAAACCCACATCAATCTTAGCACAGCATTTTCCAGTCAAGCTGTGGTTAATTCTTATTGACCCATTTCTTTTATCAGACTTACAAACTTTCCTGTAAGAAATAAACATCTCTTCATCATTAGTCAAATGAACGTTACAACCAGGATGCATTACCAAGTGGTCTCTGTAAGATGCAACCAGCTCTCCTTGCAAATTCCATGCAAAAACATCCCCACCATAGAATGACAAGAATAATCGTTTCCCATACAAGAAGATAACTGTTGAAGGCTTCTTGAACTCTTCTTTGCTCACTTCAATAATCTTTTCATTCTCAACATCAATCATTTGCAGACATTCACTCTCTTGTTTTAGGAGTACCTTCTCATGGAACAGCTCAACAAAATCCATCTTTTTATCAGGTAATACTGAATGATTGATAGATTTCAAAACAGTGCCATCCTCTATAGATAGGATCTTCAGAGGAAGAATGCTTCCACAGGCAGATCTTTTTGATATCAAGAGCATTTTACCAAGAGTGGTctttatttgttcaatttcattGTCAGATAAGGAGAACAGTAGTGTATACTTGTTCAAATCAAATATCTTGTAAGTATGATCTTGAAGTGAATAAGTGAGAACTTTTCCATTGATATCATCAAACTCTACGAAACCAGGCCAAATCTTCTCATTTTCAAACAAATCAAAGCCAGCATCTGGTTGAGCTCTTCTAATGTACTCAAGTGGGGTGGTTCTGCACTTCATTGAGACTCTATCTGAAACATACGATGATACTGTGATGAGAGAATCATTTTTCTTGTTATAGAACATGTTTCTAATTACTTCCTGTGGACTTAAATTCAAGTAGCAGAACCTTTTATTTGTGTGTCTATCAAATGCAGCACAAACACCTGACTCTGCCAAAGCAAATATGATACCCTGACCTGAAACTATTTCTTCAATCATGGATCTGTGATTTATATACTGAAAATTGAAAAGATCAAACCCTACCTGCAACTCAAAATTCCGGAACTTAATCTGAGAATGAGTATTCCTCAAAGCCCATCTGTTACCAATCTCACGCCTCTGAAGTTTGTGGGCAATGTTACCATTCTCGCGCCTCTGAAGTTTGTGGGCAATGTTGGAAATTTCTGAACAGCGCTTCCTTTTCCCTCCCATTGTCTTATCAAAAGATTCAAGCTTCCCTACGAACTTTCAGATCTTATATTCACTACCAGTTGCATATGTTCTGATGttaaaatgaatgatgcaaatCTATTTCAAATCTTACTCTTATATAATTTTGATAAATTGAATGGAATTTGAGATTTCTATTAATAGCCGACCTTCAACACTGATACTAtacttttttttataattttttttataaaataaataaaatctaaagatattattaaaatgaaaatattatgactatttttataatttttttatgaaaatattgtgatataaatagataaaatattatttttttaataatttttttataaaataaataaaatctaaagatattaataaaatataattggtTAGCTATTTTAATGTTAAAATGAATGATAGAAATCTATTTCGAATCTTATTTTAAAATTTCataaattgaatgaaatttgagaattcaattataaaacaaaattaattataaaactaaattaaattaagTGTTTAACATATAGTAGTTAAGTGTTTAATTTATTGTCTTTGTGTCTAAATTTATctactagtatagatatcttaaatgcaTCTATCTAACAAAGAGATATCTAtctcaataaaaaatttaatgtatGCACTAGAGTGAAATATCTAAGTACATATATTTATTAGGCAGCTaaatgcaagaaaaaaaaaaaaaagcaataagaaatcaataaaaaaaaaaaaaaaaaaaaaaaaacacatgcaACAACTTTAGAAATCAAGATAATCAATAGTGCCACCCAAAAAAGAAAAatgtaagaaaaataaatattcaatATGATACCTAtttatctattttattaaataagaaaTCAATAAAACAATAGCTTTGAATATACTAAATTAActttatttaatcaaatatttataaattacTAAAAATTATTGCatgtttgataaatattttaatGAAGTCATTTTACATGTTGTTCCTTTTCATGAGCTTGTATTTAAAGGTTCATATTGATATGAGATTATGAtacaatattaatcatttcaaaaGGAATTTGGTTTAATGATAAAATCCATGTTGTAGGCACCTAGATGGTGCTAAGTTCAAACCTTatatactaaaaaaaaaaaatcaatagaaGACAATAATAAAGTATAGTATATTTAAAGAAGAGAGATAAGTCATTTATACTTATAATAATTACAATATTGAATTCTCTCATTTCATTGGATCAAAAATATATATTCATTAATGTTGGTAAAAA
The nucleotide sequence above comes from Cryptomeria japonica chromosome 11, Sugi_1.0, whole genome shotgun sequence. Encoded proteins:
- the LOC131068256 gene encoding 3-ketoacyl-CoA synthase 4 gives rise to the protein MEEGKKSSSNMVNSKLLWHGYRCLYCRLAWSTLPLVALIFCAYLLLKSKYYVLIGDLIILISASLCVYNVWFKRPLYLIEVACFRPPNWCRVPMETMMEHSVISGIFTKESLEFQRKILERGTLSEYTAVPNALMYLPPKTTLQAARYEAEMVMFGCVEEVISKANISVKEIGAVVVNCSVFDPVPCLASMVVNRFKMRSNVKSFNLGGMGCSASLVALDVARSALMTAEGESYAILLSTENITQNWYLGNCHNMLVSNCLFRMGCSAILLSNKRSDRARAKYKLLNLVRTHKGYEDMAYGAAFQQEDEEGKVGVYLSKSITAIASDALKTNIRALGPYVLPYYQQIIYLFFKWLKGKGKGLDSSYYVPDFRSVFDHFCIHAGGKAVIDGVQKGLKLPEEAVEPARMVLRRFGNTSSSSTWYQFQLLEWRGEMKKGDKIWQITLGSGFKCNSAVWVVNKDISPSINAWSES
- the LOC131068257 gene encoding uncharacterized protein LOC131068257 — its product is MGGKRKRCSEISNIAHKLQRRENGNIAHKLQRREIGNRWALRNTHSQIKFRNFELQVGFDLFNFQYINHRSMIEEIVSGQGIIFALAESGVCAAFDRHTNKRFCYLNLSPQEVIRNMFYNKKNDSLITVSSYVSDRVSMKCRTTPLEYIRRAQPDAGFDLFENEKIWPGFVEFDDINGKVLTYSLQDHTYKIFDLNKYTLLFSLSDNEIEQIKTTLGKMLLISKRSACGSILPLKILSIEDGTVLKSINHSVLPDKKMDFVELFHEKVLLKQESECLQMIDVENEKIIEVSKEEFKKPSTVIFLYGKRLFLSFYGGDVFAWNLQGELVASYRDHLVMHPGCNVHLTNDEEMFISYRKVCKSDKRNGSIRINHSLTGKCCAKIDVGLFWSRPNASPIQSTFQDALEDITAFFYDQERNEIYTGDTRGFLHVWSN